One Phocoena phocoena chromosome 5, mPhoPho1.1, whole genome shotgun sequence genomic region harbors:
- the NKX6-1 gene encoding homeobox protein Nkx-6.1: MLAVGAMEGTRQSAFLLSSPPLAALHSMAEMKTPLYPAAYPALPAGPPSSSSSSSSSSSPSPPLGSHNPGSLKPPAAGGLSSLGSPPQQLSAATPHGINDILSRPSMPVASGAALPSASPSGSSSSSSSTSASSASAAAAAAAAAAAAASTPAGLLAGLPRFSSLSPPPPPPGLYFSPSAAAVAAVGRYPKPLAELPGRTPIFWPGVMQSPPWRDARLACTPHQGSILLDKDGKRKHTRPTFSGQQIFALEKTFEQTKYLAGPERARLAYSLGMTESQVKVWFQNRRTKWRKKHAAEMATAKKKQDSETERLKGASENEEEDDDYNKPLDPNSDDEKITQLLKKHKSGSGGGGLLLHASENESSS, from the exons ATGTTAGCGGTGGGGGCGATGGAGGGCACCCGGCAGAGCGCGTTCCTGCTCAGCAGCCCGCCCCTGGCCGCCCTGCACAGCatggcagaaatgaagaccccGCTGTACCCCGCCGCGTACCCCGCGCTGCCCGCCGGCCCcccctcctcctcgtcctcctcgtcctcctcgtCATCACCCTCCCCGCCTTTGGGCTCCCACAACCCAGGCAGCCTGAAGCCCCCGGCCGCGGGGGGGCTCTCATCCCTGGGCAGCCCCCCGCAGCAACTCTCGGCCGCCACCCCACATGGCATCAACGACATCCTGAGCCGGCCTTCCATGCCCGTGGCCTCAGGGGCAGCCCTGCCCTCCGCCTCGCCCTCcggttcctcctcctcttcctcgtcCACCTCCGCTTCCTCCGCTTCGGCCGCCGCGGCCGCAGCTgcggccgctgccgccgccgcctcaACCCCAGCGGGGCTGCTGGCCGGCCTGCCCCGTTTCAGCAGCCTGAgcccgccaccgccgccgcccgGGCTCTACTTCAGCCCCAGCGCCGCGGCCGTGGCCGCCGTGGGTCGGTACCCCAAGCCGCTAGCCGAGCTGCCCGGCCGGACGCCCATCTTCTGGCCAGGAGTGATGCAGAGCCCGCCCTGGAGGGACGCACGCCTGGCCTGCACTCCTC ATCAAGGATCCATTTTGTTGGACAAAGATGGGAAGAGAAAACACACGAGACCCACGTTCTCGGGCCAGCAGATCTTCGCCCTGGAGAAGACTTTCGAACAAACGAAATACTTGGCGGGGCCCGAGAGGGCTCGCTTGGCCTATTCGTTGGGGATGACGGAGAGTCAGGTCAAG GTTTGGTTCCAGAACCGCCGGACCAAGTGGAGGAAGAAGCACGCAGCCGAGATGGCCACGGCCAAGAAGAAGCAGGACTCGGAAACCGAGCGGCTGAAAGGGGCCTCGGAGAACGAGGAGGAGGACGACGACTATAACAAGCCCCTGGACCCCAACTCGGACGACGAGAAAATCACGCAGCTGCTGAAGAAGCACAAGtccggcagcggcggcggcggcctccTGCTGCACGCGTCCGAGAACGAGAGCTCGTCCTGA